In the genome of Parus major isolate Abel chromosome 2, Parus_major1.1, whole genome shotgun sequence, one region contains:
- the CA8 gene encoding carbonic anhydrase-related protein isoform X4 — protein MADRSLIEDAEPPPRREEAPEWGYEEGVEWGLIFPDANGEYQSPINLNSREAKYDPSLLEVRLSPNYVVCRDCEVINDGHSIQIALKSKSVLIGGPLPRGHEFELHDVRFHWGRENQRGSEHTVNFKAFPMELFFFLSKMFMERRAPVSKASGLSWCPSQAYVQHVLAVNLTFDMKHVISHTVIVKLFEQCLQDTLLHLDLCAPNFSDLRLQTSLFRECHLVLNVLGA, from the exons ATGGCTGACAGGAGCCTGATCGAGGACGCCGAGCCCCCGCCGCGCCGGGAGGAGGCTCCGGAGTGGGGCTACGAGGAAG GAGTGGAGTGGGGGCTGATTTTCCCCGATGCTAACGGGGAGTACCAGTCGCCCATTAACTTGAACTCCAGAGAAGCTAAATATGACCCCTCGCTCCTGGAAGTGCGTTTGTCACCGAACTACGTGGTGTGTCGTGACTGTGAAGTGATCAACGACGGGCATTCGATTCAGATTGCCCTGAAGTCAAAATCAG TGTTAATAGGGGGGCCATTACCTCGGGGACATGAGTTTGAACTACATGATGTTCGATTTCACTGGGGGAGAGAAAATCAGCGTGGTTCTGAGCACACGGTTAATTTTAAGGCCTTTCCCATGGAG ctgttcttctttctttcaaagaTGTTCATGGAGAGGAGAGCACCAGTCAGCAAAGCTTCCGGACTATCCTGGTGTCCCAGTCAAGCATATGTTCAGCATGTTTTAGCTGTGAATTTAACTTTTGACATGAAACATGTAATATCTCACACTGTGATTGTGAAGTTGTTTGAACAGTGTCTCCAGGATACCTTGCTCCATCTTGATTTATGTGCACCTAATTTCTCTGATCTTAGATTACAGACTTCTTTGTTCAGGGAATGTCATCTTGTTCTGAACGTACTTGGAGCCTGA